The following proteins are co-located in the Betta splendens chromosome 9, fBetSpl5.4, whole genome shotgun sequence genome:
- the plekha2 gene encoding pleckstrin homology domain-containing family A member 2: MPYVDRLNRVCGFLDLEEKENSCRFQRRYFILDTQGNALLWYMDNPQNLPSGASFVGSLKLTYISKVSEATSKQKPKTEFCFVINAVSRRYFLQANDVPDMKSWVDALNKASKITVPKSGPAPPRPDVTAVISDAQTRQRQQAYKTEIIGGVVVHTPIQNESEEAEGRERKGNRPGVLRCGYCVKQGNVRKSWKRRFFTLDDNAVSYFKSETDKEPLRAIPLRDVQKVHECLVKSGELLLRDNLFEIITSSRTFYIQTDSPEDMHGWIRDIETKIQDFRGPSKNIFKRASSLCRSHNASQGRPSEDRRPQLVKSCSVAPGWQPWTPVPPGEPSILDAEDEDSAFSSLPNLPSLSSSSTSSSTSSSSNSLSNPNPGPSASGLGLLTATGDAAFVRRRHRSQPQAQSECSFPFSLDDEGIRTTDV; the protein is encoded by the exons ATGCCGTACGTGGACCGCCTGAACCGCGTGTGCGGCTtcctggacctggaggagaaggagaacagCTGCCGCTTCCAGAGGCGCTACTTCATCCTGGACACGCAGGGGAACGCTCTGCTGTGGTACATGGACAACCCTCAG AACCTGCCCAGCGGAGCCAGCTTCGTTGGCAGCCTGAAGCTGACCTACATCTCAAAG GTGAGCGAAGCGACATCGAAGCAAAAACCCAAGACCGAGTTCTGCTTCG TCATCAATGCGGTTTCCCGGCGGTACTTCCTCCAAGCCAACGACGTGCCTGACATGAAGAGCTGGGTGGATGCTCTGAACAAGGCCAGCAAGATCACG GTTCCCAAGTCCGGCCCGGCTCCTCCGAGGCCCGATGTGACTGCTGTGATCAGCGACGCCCAGacgaggcagcggcagcaggcctACAAGACGGAGATCATCGGCGGCGTGGTGGTGCACACTCCAATCCAG AAcgagagcgaggaggcagaaggcagagagaggaagggcAACAGGCCGGGTGTGCTCAGATGCGGTTACTGTGTGAAACAGGGAAATGTG AGGAAGAGCTGGAAGAGGCGCTTCTTCACCCTGGACGACAACGCCGTCAGCTACTTCAAGTCTGAGACG GATAAGGAGCCTCTGCGAGCCATTCCCCTGAGGGACGTCCAGAAGGTCCACGAGTGCCTCGTCAAGTCCGG TGAGCTCCTGCTGAGAGACAACCTGTTTGAGAtcatcaccagcagcaggaccttCTACATTCAG ACAGACTCTCCAGAGGACATGCACGGTTGGATCAGAGACATCGAGACGAAGATCCAGGACTTCAGAGGTCCATCAAAG AATATCTTCAAACGAGCGTCTTCCCTCTGCCGGAGTCACAACGCGTCTCAAGGCCGACCCAGCGAGGACCGGCGGCCGCAGCTGGTCAAGTCGTGCTCGGTGGCGCCGGGCTGGCAGCCGTGGACCCCGGTTCCGCCCGGCGAGCCCTCCATCCTGGAcgcggaggacgaggacagcgccTTCAGCTCCCTGCCCAACCTGCCGTCCCTGTCCTCgtcgtccacctcctcctccacctcgtcctcctccaactCCCTCTCCAACCCCAACCCCGGGCCGTCCGCCAGCGGACTGGGCCTCCTGACGGCGACGGGGGACGCGGCGTTCGTGCGCAGGAGGCACCGCTCGCAGCCTCAGGCCCAGAGTGAATGCAGCTTTCCCTTCAGCCTGGACGACGAAGGCATCCGCACCACAGACGTCTAG